GCCTGTTCGCTGCGGATGTAAATCCGATCCCGCCCGATCGCCGGCGTGGCGTAAATCTTCTCGTGAAATTCATGCGACGACATGATTTTCCATTCCCTTCCGCTCTCGACGACCGTAACGACTCCTGGTTCGCTGGCGAAATAGACTTTGCCGTCGCCCGTCACCGGTGATGCAAAATAGCTGCCCACGCCACCGACACGCTCCTCCGACAGGACCTGACCGCTCGCGGCATCCAGTTTCGTCACGATGCCGCCATCCTTGACCATCCACAGGACGCCGCGGTCGAGCAGCGGCGTGGCGACGTAGGAAACGCCACGCTGGTATTTCCAGACCACGGCGGTGTCCTTCAACTCGCCGCGGCCCTCCGGCCTCAACGCCAGAAGGGCGTTTTGCGCGCGACGAAAAACTTCGGCGTGACGCTGCCACTCCTTTTCATCGAGCGTCCCGTTTTGATCGAGGTCCATCCGGTAGAACCGGTCGAGCACCTCGCGGTCGTCAA
The Candidatus Angelobacter sp. DNA segment above includes these coding regions:
- a CDS encoding PQQ-binding-like beta-propeller repeat protein; this encodes RIVIPTPVPAGKMIYMASWAPGGDAGRRLALDPWPTALAKWDRNHDGKLSRTEVDDREVLDRFYRMDLDQNGTLDEKEWQRHAEVFRRAQNALLALRPEGRGELKDTAVVWKYQRGVSYVATPLLDRGVLWMVKDGGIVTKLDAASGQVLSEERVGGVGSYFASPVTGDGKVYFASEPGVVTVVESGREWKIMSSHEFHEKIYATPAIGRDRIYIRSEQALYCFQGAK